From the Anguilla anguilla isolate fAngAng1 chromosome 6, fAngAng1.pri, whole genome shotgun sequence genome, one window contains:
- the col10a1b gene encoding collagen alpha-1(X) chain has translation MLIRLQKMDLRVTSVLLLLLALAEGHGERYITRKVSKQAYPSKGHTMQAAPGAPGPPGEPGHPGLPGPPGPPGKGGYGLPGPEGPPGPPGPSGYSSPGKPGSPGGPGKSGPMGMPGHKGESGAPGPQGPRGMPGPAGTPGPAGFSAPGKPGPHGLPGSMGPRGEPGQKGPSGINGLPGQKGERGYGSPGGPGERGPMGPMGPAGQPGQPGTGKPGPAGYPGESGKSGAPGRDGAPGPMGMPGEKGVQGAPGMGMPGKPGANGASGIPGPAGHKGVPGAPGMPGAPGLPGSGKPGSPGIRGDRGVPGTPGTPGQKGELGPTGHTGHTGPIGPVGPPGPQGARGFQGEPGMQGVKGEMGPMGPYGATGMKGDQGPQGYSGKSGNPGAVGPLGPRGAPGPQGDKGDGGHPGAPGSPGGTGPAGAKGNPGRPGEPGQRGENGFPGPRGPSGPAGSAGQPGGKGHTGPPGPPGPSGVIGKGISGPHGQPGAPGPRGHDGVPGPAGPPGPPGPPGEIVYEKSMPQFKSHEHEIMMSAELVKAPISAFTAVLTKAYPQSGEPIRFDQIVYNAEQHYDPSSGIFTCQVPGIYYFAYHMHVNGANALVALYKNNEPTVFTYDEYNKGFLDQMSGSAVLQLNEHDTVYMQVPDDEANGIFAADNVHCSFSGFLIAST, from the exons ATGCTG ATCAGGCTTCAGAAGATGGACCTACGTGTAACCAGcgttctccttctcctgctggCATTGGCCGAGGGGCACGGTGAAAGATACATCACCAGGAAAGTCAGTAAGCAGGCTTATCCCTCCAAGGGCCACA CGATGCAAGCAGCACCAGGGGCACCAGGCCCCCCAGGTGAACCAGGACACCCAGGACTCCCAGGCCCCCCAGGGCCCCCAGGGAAGGGTGGCTATGGACTTCCAGGACCTGAAGGCCCACCAGGACCACCTGGACCATCTGGCTATTCCTCCCCCGGCAAGCCAGGTAGCCCAGGTGGACCAGGGAAATCTGGTCCAATGGGCATGCCTGGGCACAAGGGCGAGTCGGGTGCACCTGGACCTCAGGGACCTAGGGGGATGCCAGGCCCTGCTGGGACCCCTGGACCAGCAGGTTTCTCCGCCCCTGGCAAACCTGGACCCCATGGCTTGCCTGGGTCAATGGGGCCTAGAGGTGAACCTGGTCAGAAGGGACCCTCTGGTATTAATGGTCTGCCAGGGCAAAAGGGAGAAAGGGGATAtggcagtcctggaggaccaggTGAAAGAGGTCCCATGGGGCCAATGGGTCCTGCTGGGCAGCCTGGCCAACCTGGAACTGGGAAGCCGGGACCTGCCGGATACCCAGGGGAGTCTGGGAAATCAGGTGCGCCAGGTCGTGATGGGGCTCCTGGACCCATGGGAATGCCTGGGGAAAAGGGTGTACAAGGGGCTCCAGGGATGGGAATGCCTGGGAAACCAGGTGCTAATGGTGCTTCTGGAATTCCTGGCCCTGCTGGACACAAAGGTGTTCCAGGAGCACCTGGCATGCCTGGAGCTCCTGGTCTACCAGGTAGTGGGAAACCAGGTTCACCTGGAATTCGAGGGGACAGAGGAGTTCCAGGCACCCCAGGAACTCCGGGTCAGAAGGGAGAACTAGGGCCAACGGGTCAcactggacacacaggtccTATTGGCCCTGTGGGCCCACCTGGCCCTCAGGGTGCAAGAGGGTTCCAGGGTGAGCCAGGAATGCAAGGAGTTAAAGGTGAAATGGGTCCAATGGGACCATATGGAGCAACGGGAATGAAGGGTGATCAGGGACCACAAGGGTATTCAGGAAAATCTGGCAACCCAGGGGCAGTAGGCCCACTGGGTCCAAGGGGAGCTCCTGGACCTCAAGGTGATAAAGGTGATGGAGGCCATCCAGGTGCACCCGGTAGTCCAGGTGGCACTGGGCCAGCAGGGGCTAAAGGTAATCCAGGGCGCCCAGGAGAGCCAGGGCAAAGGGGAGAGAATGGATTTCCTGGTCCAAGAGGACCCAGTGGGCCAGCAGGCTCAGCAGGACAACCAGGTGGAAAAGGTCACACAGGCCCTCCTGGCCCTCCTGGCCCTTCAGGGGTGATAGGTAAAGGAATTTCTGGACCCCATGGTCAACCAGGAGCTCCTGGACCCAGAGGGCATGATGGTGTTCCGGGGCCAGCTGGACCTCCTGGTCCACCCGGTCCTCCCGGTGAGATCGTTTACGAGAAAAGCATGCCACAATTCAAATCGCATGAGCATGAGATAATGATGTCCGCTGAGCTAGTCAAAGCACCCATTTCAGCCTTCACTGCTGTGCTGACTAAGGCTTACCCACAGTCAGGGGAACCCATTCGCTTTGACCAGATAGTGTACAATGCAGAGCAACACTACGACCCCTCCAGTGGAATTTTTACATGCCAAGTCCCAGGAATCTATTACTTTGCCTATCATATGCACGTGAACGGGGCCAACGCCTTGGTAGCGTTGTACAAAAACAATGAGCCAACTGTGTTCACCTATGATGAGTACAACAAAGGTTTCCTGGACCAGATGTCTGGCAGTGCTGTCCTTCAACTGAATGAGCATGACACAGTTTATATGCAGGTTCCTGATGATGAAGCCAATGGTATATTTGCTGCTGATAATGTCCACTGTTCTTTCTCTGGCTTCCTGATAGCCTCAACGTGA
- the frk gene encoding tyrosine-protein kinase SRK2, which translates to MDVREWCATCILTVFPCLKTSASDNEGVGHEKRDIVIIRNPHAEEAPTRPLPPVPPKDSGSIYTALYDYTARTENDLSFRAGDKLEALDKSAGEWWLARALTGISANEKGYIPANYVAPVESLDAEPWFFPDTKRLDAEKMLLSEGNQHGAFLIRQCESQKGELSLSVLDNGKVKHYKLRKLDGGGYYVSRSKCFQTLKELVENYSKNEDGLCVRLNEPCKKLEAPQTHGLSYDTVDQWEIDRASIQLMRKLGAGQFGEVHEGLWNGTTAVAVKTLKPGTMDPQDFLREAQMMKTLRHPKLIQLYAVCTLQEPIYIITELMRNGSLLDYLQKDKGAKLRHPDLLEMAAQVAAGMAYLEQQNYIHRDLAARNVLVGESNTCKVADFGLARVFMLDNENVYEAKEGAKFPVKWTAPEAIHGHKFSIKSDVWSFGILLYEIITFGQMPYPTMTNYQVVQKLPTGYRMPCPSNCPAVLYNIMMECWKENEQERPTFETLQWKLEDFFDLDVSSYDNSRSH; encoded by the exons ATGGACGTCAGGGAATGGTGCGCCACATGTATTCTGACTGTTTTCCCGTGCCTAAAAACTTCAGCCTCTGACAACGAGGGGGTCGGTCATGAGAAGCGAGACATTGTGATAATTAGAAATCCCCATGCGGAGGAGGCACCTACACGGCCACTGCCGCCGGTGCCCCCAAAGGACTCGGGATCAATCTACACCGCATTGTACGACTACACTGCTCGGACTGAGAATGATTTGAGTTTTAGGGCCGGGGACAAGCTCGaagctctggataaaagtgccGGTGAATGGTGGTTAGCCAGAGCACTCACTGGAATCTCTGCCAACGAAAAGGGATACATTCCGGCGAACTATGTGGCACCCGTGGAGAGTTTGGACGCCGAGCC ATGGTTTTTTCCCGACACAAAGAGATTGGATGCGGAGAAGATGCTGCTTTCTGAAGGAAACCAGCACGGAGCTTTTCTCATCAGGCAGTGTGAAAGCCAGAAAGGGGAGCTATCTCTCTCAG TATTGGACAATGGAAAGGTTAAACATTACAAACTGCGGAAACTTGACGGAGGAGGTTATTATGTCTCCCgatcaaaatgttttcagactCTAAAGGAACTTGTAGAGAACTATTCCAAAAACGAAGATGGCCTATGCGTGCGTCTTAATGAACCTTGTAAGAAg CTGGAGGCCCCACAGACCCACGGCCTGTCCTACGACACAGTGGACCAGTGGGAGATCGACCGCGCCTCCATCCAGCTGATGAGGAAGCTGGGAGCCGGGCAGTTCGGCGAGGTGCACGAGGGCCTGTGGAACGGCACCACCGCCGTGGCGGTGAAAACCCTGAAACCCG gtACAATGGACCCTCAAGACTTCCTCAGGGAGGCTCAGATGATGAAGACGCTGCGTCACCCCAAACTGATCCAGCTGTACGCCGTCTGCACACTGCAGGAGCCCATCTACATCATCACCGAGCTCATGAGGAACGGAAGCCTGCTTGATTACCTCCAGA AAGACAAAGGAGCCAAGCTGCGCCACCCAGACCTACTAGAAATGGCCGCCCAAGTGGCTGCTGGGATGGCATACCTAGAGCAGCAGAACTACATCCACCGAGACCTGGCGGCCAGGAACGTGCTGGTCGGGGAGAGCAACACCTGCAAGGTGGCCGACTTCGGCCTGGCCAGAGTCTTCATG TTGGATAATGAAAACGTGTATGAAGCCAAAGAAGGGGCCAAGTTCCCCGTGAAGTGGACGGCACCTGAGGCCATCCACGGCCACAAGTTCAGCATCAAGTCTGACGTGTGGTCCTTCGGCATCCTCCTGTACGAAATCATAACCTTTGGACAGATGCCCTATCCAA CCATGACCAACTACCAGGTGGTGCAGAAGCTGCCCACTGGGTACCGGATGCCCTGTCCGTCAAACTGCCCCGCCGTGCTGTACAACATCATGATGGAATGCTGGAAGGAGAACGAGCAGGAGAGGCCCACGTTTGAGACCCTGCAGTGGAAGCTCGAGGACTTCTTTGACTTGGACGTGTCGTCTTACGACAATTCGAGAAGCCATTAG